A window of Amia ocellicauda isolate fAmiCal2 chromosome 20, fAmiCal2.hap1, whole genome shotgun sequence genomic DNA:
CTTCAGTTTCTAACCTACCCTCGCCACTCGCAGAGAGGAAATGAGAAACCCCCTTGTTTCTCTAGGTGCTGTCAGTGTCTTCCGATTTCAGTCTTTATCCATGCTgacctctctcctctcccccgcCCAGCTGCAGCCACCCCTCTCCTGGGGCAGGAGCAGTGTGTGAAGGGCCCCCCGTACTGGTGCCAGAATGTGAAGACGGCCTCCGCCTGTGGAGCAGTGTCCCACTGCCAGCAGAACGTGTGGAACAAACCCACCGCGGTGAGTCTGTCCCTTCATCCTCACACTGCTGTGATCCTGTCTCTATCTCACACATCTGATTTAAACAACTATACACACTTTCAATTAAACCCCCATATCCTCTTTCCCTGCAGAAATCCGTGCCCTGTGATCTGTGCAAGGAGGTCCTGACCGTGGTGGGCAACCTGCTGAAGGACAATGCAACTCAGGTGGGTGTAGCCTGTGACTGTCTCCCTGTCTGCACGCACACACCAGTGCCACTGCACCGTTATGAGCCCACACTAGGACTGTCTTGTCTCCTTGGGTGACGCACCCAGGGACTGCGTAACCCAGCACCCAGAGCAGTGTCAAAATATCCTCATCTTCCCTTTTCTGAAATGTCGCCATACTGTAAGCAttccccccaaccccaccctgGCACTGATGACTGCCGGGGAATGTGCATCAGATCACCTGGACTGAGATCAGAACCGGTTGGTGGTTTGTGTCTAGTGGTAATGTGTTAACTTGTCTCCACCTGTAGGCCGAGATCCTGGACTACCTGGAGAAAGCCTGTCAGCTGATCCCGGACTCCGGCCTGTCCTCAGAGTGCAAGGAAATGGTGGACAACTACTACCCCATCCTCATCGGCATCATCACGGGGGAGCTGGTGAGTGGGGCGTGTGTGTGGTGCAGTCTCTGTTCTCAGGGGATCATGTAAAAACCCTCCTCAGTCGCTCCAGTAGACTGGTCTTGAGGTGTGTGTGGCTTGTTTACAGAGCTGTGTTGAAACGGTGATTTCTCCAGGCCGCTCATGGGTTGCACCACTGCTAGCAATCTCTCCTGCAGCGCTGATTGCGCACAATGCCAATATTTCACAAGGCGCACTGCCACAtcaaaaacaagataaaaataTGTCCGCTGTACTGAAGTGGAATAAGACGTGCTGCACTCTCCATGGCACCGCGCCCTCTTCTCCCCAGGGTATGGCGCCGTCCCCCGGGCCCCTCCGCACACGGCTGCGATGGGCCGATCACGCCACTTACTGCTCCCTAAAGACTGCACCGCCAGGCCAGGTTTATCTTTGTAGTGCAGCCAAGTCCCTTGAATGCAAACCGTCTGGCTGAGCCCTTTATctggagagagtgggggggtggTAGTACAAGGCCGGTCTATCTGCACTAATGCAGGAAGTACACACTGAGTTAGCTCTAATTCGGGCTTGTTTGTGCCGTGAAAGGGCTGCATTGACGGGCTGCTGGGGGAGCAGTGCATCAGAGGGTCCTGGACTCTGTACTTGGGGATAAATACTTCTCTGCTTTATTGGATTTAGTTCTGGTTCAAAGCAGCCGAAGCGCCGTGCAGAGGAGCGACTAAAGCCTCTTTATTCAGACTGACCCAGTGTGGATTAATGgattaatcatttataataaactGACGGAGGAATGTCACCGCAGCGACTCGTATTGATCCCAGTGAGAGGCCAAACGCAGCGATCTCAATCTCGTCTGAATGTGTGTGCGATGAAAATCTGGGGGGCTGAACAGGGCAGAACCGCAGTCCCCGTTTCCTCGTCGCTGAAGTATGTGTGTTAATCCCAGTCTGTGTTCAGAGGGGTCTCCTGTTTCTCCGCGATGACGCAGTAGCGGTTCTGTCGGTGTAACCGGTCCTCTCCGTGTCCCAGGACGACCCGGCTGTGGCCTGCAGTGCTCTGGGCCTGTGCCGCTCGCTGCAGAAGGAGATGGCCCAGGCTGAGATCCTGTCCAATGAGATCCCGCAGCTGGACCTGTCCCAGAAGTTGCCGCCCTTCATCGCCAATGTGCCCCTGCTGCTGTACCCCCAGAACGCCCCCAAAGAAGCTCCGGTGAGTCCTGCCGCACTGTGCCGCCGTCCCTGGCCTGTGATCCTCTCCCGTGGGGGTGTTTTGTCCTAATCGCCTGTGTCCCCTGCTCTGTCCACAGAAGAACGATGACGTGTGTCAGGACTGCGAGAAGTTcgtgaaggacgcccaggaccaGGCCAAGTCCAACTCCTCCTACCTGGGCGAGCTGATCAAGCGCATTGAGTCCCAGTGCGACCTGCTGGGGCCCGGCCTCGCCGACCtggtgaggggcagaggaagcGGGAACGAGGAGGGGGCAGGGGTTGAGGTTTGAGCCGGGAGCAGTCGGATCACTAGGACAGTGGTTCCCAGCCCTGTCCCAGAGGAGTCCCTACCCtgttgggttttgttccaactgagctctcaatgacttgaattgaactaatttcctaaatcagagccttattgttaacagtaggggttttcaGTTAAGTATACCGTTGTGTAAGGGATTTCTTATTAAGGAACTAACTATGTCACAATTTTAGTCTAATGTCATCAGATTACttcagttaagtaattgagagctcagggcaggggctcctccaggaccaggcaaAGAGATGACTTGTGCCGACTGCCCTCGGTGTCCTGGGACAGGGAGATACCATTACTgggggggtgtctgtgtgtggcccTGCTGCGGGCTGACTCCTGTGTCTCTGTTACAGTGCAGGCAGTACGTGTCGCAGTATGCGCCCCTGGTCTTCCAGCAGCTCATGTCCATGGTAAGTGAATGGGCTGGGGGGTGGTCGGGGGGGGTACAAGAACACATTCCCTGGAAAGTGTTTCCTCGTCCTTCAAGCCTTTCAGTTTCAGAAGAGCACAGCTGAGCAGGGGCCCGGGGGTGGGTCCTGGGTGCAGGACCGTCAGTCTCCTgtgagtggggtgggggggctgtctGTCAGCTGGGGTCCCGTGCAGGCCGGTCTGTGCTCGGCCCCAGTGGAGCGCCAAGACTTCTGCGTTTCATTCACTTTCTTTTCCTTCACTTTTCTTGCTAAATCAGCAGTGGTTTAAGTGACTCCATTGTAAACTGGCCTCCAGGTTTTAAAGCTAGTTATTATATCGCCTCTATACAAGAATGGTGGAAACTGATCTGCGTTTTCGTTGTGAAACTGCCGATCTGTTCGAGGGGCGGTTGTGGTTTGACCTCAGTCTCTCtgtccagcctctctctctccactctctTAATCgcttgttctgttttgtttttcctcctgATTTCCTCTTCCCTCCTGTCCCCGTGCCGTCTGCAGGAGCAGGTAGGTGCCGCTGTCTTGCTCGCTGTAGTCTGTCGGTTGCTGTGCCGTAGAGCTCTGCCTGTAGACCAGGAGCCGCTCGAGCCCTGTGGCCCGGTCCCGGGTGCAAGATCTCTTaggggagtgagagagggacGGCCCAGAACAGCTGACCCGGCCAAAATAAGCCCTTCGGGGGCTCAGTTCGGGTTTCCGGTTCAGCTCGGCTAGAATGGAAACCTGCAGGCCCCTGGGCACTCCTCCGGGGCCCGCGCTCATCCCCAGATACCCTGCCTCCCCTGAGAGTCTTGTATCTGGTTCTGGGCCCCCGGCGTAGAGATATGCTGTCTGTAGAGCGGAGTGCATGGGCCCGGACTggctggggggggtggggggtgctctGGATGTTCAGTATTATGGGCTGTTGGTCCTCTGCATGGCTGAGGGCCTCTCTCCCCTCCCACACTGCCTGGAGTACTGGGAGCCCCTGGGGTGGGACCGGGAGCCCGCGGGCCCGGTGCGAGGCATGCCTGTGCTCTTGGACCTGCGTTTTCACTGTTATTTCATTACACAGGAGATCTGTGTTCAATTGTCCCCGTTTTAACTCTTTTGGACTCTTTCCTGCTTGcatgtgcattttaatttagatCTAATTGGATAATCCCTAGAGGTTGatgtattttagaaacaaacgCCACTTCATCTCTGCCAGGAATAGGTTCTGTCATGTCACGCAGATGCCACCAGTACTTACCCAGTTAAGTCCTAAATCTCCGGCCTTGCCTAAACGCGAAGCAAGACCTTGATCAGGCCAGACATCGAGGCACGGAGACCCcttgtgtgttgctgggggACGGAGCCCAAGGTCCTGGGGGCTCAGACCCGAGAGACGGTCACTCTCCCCGACTCTGTCCTCTCTGGGCCTTCAGCACCGCGGGCCTGTGCTGCTTTGCCGGGTCTGCTGGGTACGTCCAGCTCCCCGGCTCGGCCCTGCAGACCCCCGGGCCCCGTGCCTAGTGTCTGCCGAATCCTGACCGGCTGAGTGTAGTGTGTGTTAGGAGCAGCGTTTCGGATGCTAATGCCTCTCTATCCCCCTTGCAGAAGCCAGAAGACATCTGCTCCCGGGCCGGGTTCTGCGGGGGCAGCAAATCCCTTCCCATGGAGACCCTGGTGGCCGCCAAACTCTTCCCAGCGATCAAAGTCATGCCGGCCGTCGAGTTGAAGCCCGCCAAGGTACCGGCACTGTGCCGCCGACCTACCGTACCTCGGTCACGAGTGTCCGTTTCCTTCAGCCTTCTCACCGCGGCGTCTCGTCTCTCCCACAGAAGCTGGTTCGAGTGCAGAACTCCCCCCAGTGCGCCGTGTGCGAGTTCATCATGAAGGAGATCGAGAACATCCTGCAGGGGGAGAAATCCGAGGTACGCGCCCTCTGACGCACCCCCAGCTGCCGGGA
This region includes:
- the psap gene encoding prosaposin; translation: MWLTLLFISTAAATPLLGQEQCVKGPPYWCQNVKTASACGAVSHCQQNVWNKPTAKSVPCDLCKEVLTVVGNLLKDNATQAEILDYLEKACQLIPDSGLSSECKEMVDNYYPILIGIITGELDDPAVACSALGLCRSLQKEMAQAEILSNEIPQLDLSQKLPPFIANVPLLLYPQNAPKEAPKNDDVCQDCEKFVKDAQDQAKSNSSYLGELIKRIESQCDLLGPGLADLCRQYVSQYAPLVFQQLMSMKPEDICSRAGFCGGSKSLPMETLVAAKLFPAIKVMPAVELKPAKKLVRVQNSPQCAVCEFIMKEIENILQGEKSEKEVVQAVEKVCSVLPASLAAQCRDLIDVYGQAVIELLVQEADPKTVCTLLGLCKDASRLYIPEMDRAQFQAGGFCEVCKLAVQYIDGMLEQNATEAEIEDAVRKVCSFLPEGVREQCDQLVQQYEPTLVQLLLQMLDPDFVCTKVGACPGALKRLLGGEQCSWGPAYWCKNMDTAARCSAVEHCRRHVWN